Genomic segment of Bacillus sp. BGMRC 2118:
GTAAAGGGATAACATCTTAGGTTCTTTTTTCTATTTCTATTCATATGCATGTTAGTAGAGAAGGCATGTACAAATAGAGGGGGAGTAGAATTGGAACCAACCATTATACTATCAATATTAGGTGGTATTATTGTTGTTCTTTTATTAGTAGGGGCACCGATGAAACCAATACGTTTTGTGGGACAAGGATTAATTAAGATTATGATAGGTGCATTATTACTTTTCTTTTTAAATGCATTTGGAACTTCATTTGATCTACATGTACCAATAAATCTTGTTACATCTTCAGTCTCAGGATTTTTGGGTCTACCAGGTTTATTAGCATTAGTTGTCATTCAAAAGTATATTCTTTAGAAAAACAAATGGTTAACCATTTGTTTTTCGTTATTTATAGGGTCAAAGAAC
This window contains:
- the bofA gene encoding pro-sigmaK processing inhibitor BofA; the encoded protein is MEPTIILSILGGIIVVLLLVGAPMKPIRFVGQGLIKIMIGALLLFFLNAFGTSFDLHVPINLVTSSVSGFLGLPGLLALVVIQKYIL